In Caballeronia sp. SBC1, the DNA window GCCCCCGGGCGTGGATCGTACCGGCGGGCAGCGTTGCCGTGAAATCGCCCGTCGTCACCTCGATCGGCCGGTAGCCAATGGCGAGCAGGCAGTCACTGCTCTCGATCGTCTCACGCACCCCCGGCTCGCTGCCCCTGCCGGCGTAGATCCCCACGTAATGCGGAAAAGACTCGTCGATCACGCTCTTGGCTGCGTTGATCACAGCTATCGGAGCCTGCAGCTTCCGGGCCAGTTCCATGAGTTCGGGCGCGACGCGGAACCGGTCCGCGTCCGCATCCACCAGGATCGCAGGCGAAGTGGCGGCGGACAGCCGTTGCGTGACCGCGGAGATGCACGAGCGCAGCCGTTCCGGATCACTGGCCTCGTCGGCAAGGACGAGCGGAGCCGCAGGCACCTCGATCTCGAGATAGGAAATATCGGATGGGAACTCCATGTACACCGGAAGCTTTTCCCGCCAGGCGGTGAGGATCAGACGGTCGATCTCGAGAACCGCGTTGCGCGGGGTGATCCTGGCCTGCGCCGCTGTCACCGGCGCGTAGGCGCGAAGGAAGTGGTCGAAGTTTCCGTCGGCCATGGTGTGGTGCATTCCCAGGCCGCGATCGATGGACCTGAGCGGTATCGAACCGCAGATGCAGATGGTCGGGACATGTTCGGCGTAAGAGCCGGCGACCCCGTTGAGCGCGCTCAGGGAACCTACGCCGTTCGTGACGAGCAGCGCGCCCAGGCCCTTGAGCCGGGCATAGCCGTCCGCCGCGTAGGAGGAGACCAGTTCACCGGTATTGCCGACCCATTCCAGCGCGCCGCTATCGTGGAGTTGCTGCAGCAGCGTGAGGTTGTAGTCTCCCGGAACGCCGAACAGATGCCGGATGCCGGCTTCCTCAAGACGGCGAAGCAGGAAGTCGCCGATCGTCATTCGTTGGGTGAGGCTGCCCGCATGCTTGATTTCCATGGAGGACTCCTAATCGTAATAATCAGAGGAATACGCGTTGCAGAATTCGATAGAACGCCGCCGACCTGCGTATCGCCTCTCGTCAGATACACCCTAGTGGTTATTGGTTTGTTGATCGCTTACACCCCGAATACACTTTCAATACAGCGGTTTCGCGCGGGGAATAAATTCTCCGCAAGTAGCGTACGCCTTGTTACTCATCCATTCTGCGTACTTTCCGTGCA includes these proteins:
- a CDS encoding alpha-keto acid decarboxylase family protein; the encoded protein is MEIKHAGSLTQRMTIGDFLLRRLEEAGIRHLFGVPGDYNLTLLQQLHDSGALEWVGNTGELVSSYAADGYARLKGLGALLVTNGVGSLSALNGVAGSYAEHVPTICICGSIPLRSIDRGLGMHHTMADGNFDHFLRAYAPVTAAQARITPRNAVLEIDRLILTAWREKLPVYMEFPSDISYLEIEVPAAPLVLADEASDPERLRSCISAVTQRLSAATSPAILVDADADRFRVAPELMELARKLQAPIAVINAAKSVIDESFPHYVGIYAGRGSEPGVRETIESSDCLLAIGYRPIEVTTGDFTATLPAGTIHARGHAVDVGDDNYQAVTLKEVLRGVIEAVPQVTNRAPRAVAATAPGAQADGSATLTQAAYWQAIQAYLRSGDVVYVDNGTSFSILGLKLPPNCTFIGSINWGSIGYSVGALLGALTAAPDRRHVLLVGDGSFQVTAQELSTILRHDHKPVILLINNGGYTIERGYIGKTEPYNDIANWAYAELPKVLHPGASARSFVVRTCGDLQNALGAPNDRLLFVESIMDPCDAPAAITRSSNLGAELDYGPRGPQRRDNLQLRSHAV